Below is a window of Vallitalea longa DNA.
GTGGCAAAAGCAGTAGAATTTTTAGAGAGCCTAAGAGTAAGCAGTTGATAAGTTTTCTTGATAAGATATTAGAGTGGAAGGTTTAATTTAATGCAGGCAGATAAAGGATTATAGCTTTGGGTTATATTTAATAGTGAATATAAGGTAAAGGCAAATATTATATTATGAAAATATTTGTCTTTACCTTTTTATACATAGTAGCTTAATTGCTTGGTTAGCTTGATCCAATTAGATTTTGTTAGTTATTGATGTATTGACGGTTATACTATTGGATTCATTGATTTGATAAAATAAATTCAGCTATATCATCAGTAACTTGTTTATCTACGTTAGAAGCTATGGAATATTCAGTTGGAGAAGGAGTGCCTTCACCTTTCATAAATAGATGATTAAGCCCATCATATAATTTGAATGTAACGGTATCCTTGGATTCTAAGCTTTCTTTCCATAGATTGAAATCATCTAGAGTAACTTGGTAATCTCTTTTCCCTTGCAAGAATAACATTGGTTTAGTAATTTCTTGTGCCATTACTGTAGGTCGATAATCTTTTAGGTCCAACCAATATTTTTTACCTGTGCCTCCTAAATCTTTTGCGGTATAAGTACTTGATTCGTCAAGTGATTTTACACGATCATAAACATTTTTATAATAATCAATTTGTTGTTGCTCTTCATCAGTAACAATATTATCCAAGTTAGCTAGATAAGGAATCTGATAAACTAATAAATCTTCTAATGGCCTAGCAGAACCTGCAAGGAAGATGTATCCATTTGCATCAGGAAGTTCATTAGCTATACGAGGCATTAAATATCCTCCCAGACTATGTCCTATAATATATATACCTTTAGCAGTGATATCTTTATTGTCAACAAGATAATCATATGCATAGACTACATCATCTATGGTTTCATCATATACAGTTAATTGATCTTGATTAGCGATTATTTTATTCCTATGAGTGTAAGTCCTTTTATCATATCTGAGAACTCCAATGCCATTACTTACAAGTGAATATGCTATGTCTCTAAAAGGTTTATTTGGTCCGATAGTCTCATCTTTATCACTTGGTCCGGAACCTTGTACAAGAATAACTATCGGGTACTCATCTTTGCCTTTTGGAACAGTCAATAAACCAGATAATTTGTATTCATCTGCACCAAATTCAACGGGTATTTCTTCTGCATTTTCAGGGAGAGAAACGTCTAGGTCAGCTCCTTCAGAGGTTGGTAATAAATTAAAGCCTAGTATGGATTCGTTTTCATCAAACATGACAATACACATGAGATTGGATTTGCTACATTTACTTATTATGGTTACTGTTGTATTTTTATCCTGAGTAATTGAGTTAGTGGATAAAATCTTTTCAAAATCTCCAACCAAACCAGTAATTTGGGTATCTGCTTTTGCTAAATTATCTTCACTTAATTGATTTTGTAATTCTTTAGAAAAATTAGTATCATCAATTATGGATTTAAAGTCTTTGTTTATATATAAGTTGAATAAATCTATAGCTGTTTTTTCATACTTATTATCAGTATCATTTGATTTTTCTT
It encodes the following:
- a CDS encoding prolyl oligopeptidase family serine peptidase, producing the protein MKKLILITLIILLTFSGCNNYSKSDEPITDSNQSESTENGTSPEQEKSNDTDNKYEKTAIDLFNLYINKDFKSIIDDTNFSKELQNQLSEDNLAKADTQITGLVGDFEKILSTNSITQDKNTTVTIISKCSKSNLMCIVMFDENESILGFNLLPTSEGADLDVSLPENAEEIPVEFGADEYKLSGLLTVPKGKDEYPIVILVQGSGPSDKDETIGPNKPFRDIAYSLVSNGIGVLRYDKRTYTHRNKIIANQDQLTVYDETIDDVVYAYDYLVDNKDITAKGIYIIGHSLGGYLMPRIANELPDANGYIFLAGSARPLEDLLVYQIPYLANLDNIVTDEEQQQIDYYKNVYDRVKSLDESSTYTAKDLGGTGKKYWLDLKDYRPTVMAQEITKPMLFLQGKRDYQVTLDDFNLWKESLESKDTVTFKLYDGLNHLFMKGEGTPSPTEYSIASNVDKQVTDDIAEFILSNQ